In Streptomyces sp. P9-A4, the genomic window ACGGCGCGTCGAAGTCCCAGATGAGGAACAACAGGAACGCGATCAGCACGCTGAAGAGCCCGGCGAGCAGCAACTCCCGCCCGGTCCTGCGGATCTGCAGGGTGAAGATCAGGCCGACCGTCACCAGGGCGCCGATGATCAGACCGAACCACACCACCCCCGGCATGGTCTCCCCGGCGTTCTGCCCGCGGGCACCCCGGGCGTCGTCGGCCAGCGTGACCTGGTCCACCAGCGGCTGGTAGGCCTGCCCCTCGAAGTCGTTGGCCGGCTGGTAGTCGGTGACGCTGCGCCGCACCCGGTCGAGCAGCGCGGTGCCCTGCTCGCTCAGCTCGCCGTGCTCACTCATGTGGGTCCACTCGTCGTTGACCACGTAGGAGACGTACGCGTCGACATCGGCGCGGATGCGGGCGCGGACGTCCTGCGGGTACACCTCCACGCGGGCGGAGATCTCGTGCATCGCCTGCGCCTCCTGCCGCACGGTCTCCTGGGCGGCCCCACGGGCCTCCCAGACACCGGCGATGGCCAGACCGAGGACGATCGCGTAGATCACGCCGATCATCATCGTCATGTACTCGATGACGTCGGGGGTCTCGCTGGGGTCGTCGTCCTCGGGGATGCGGCGGTTGTTGATGACGACGATGGCGAGGACGACGGCGCACGCGGCGGCCATCGCAAGGGTGAGAACGAGCCATTCAGACATGGAGATCCTTCGGCGGGATACGGCGGGACGGCGAATCGGTGCGGCGACGAAGCGACGAAGCGGTGAAGCGGTGCCGCGACGAAGCGGTGGGGCGGCGGGACGGTGGGGCGGCCGGCCGGTGAGCGGGAGGGCCCGGAAGGGCGGCGGGACGGTGAGGGGGCGGTGCGGTGAGGTCTGGTGCGGCCGGGTCACTTGGACCGGGGGCGCAGGATCGCCGTCGCGAGCACGGCCGGGGCGGTGATCATCAGCGTCGCGGTGACGACGGATGTGCCGCCCTTGGGCTTGGTGTGCGTGGCGGG contains:
- a CDS encoding bestrophin-like domain codes for the protein MSEWLVLTLAMAAACAVVLAIVVINNRRIPEDDDPSETPDVIEYMTMMIGVIYAIVLGLAIAGVWEARGAAQETVRQEAQAMHEISARVEVYPQDVRARIRADVDAYVSYVVNDEWTHMSEHGELSEQGTALLDRVRRSVTDYQPANDFEGQAYQPLVDQVTLADDARGARGQNAGETMPGVVWFGLIIGALVTVGLIFTLQIRRTGRELLLAGLFSVLIAFLLFLIWDFDAPFGRGISATAAPFVDLFPQVTR